In Paracoccus sp. TOH, a single window of DNA contains:
- a CDS encoding SDR family NAD(P)-dependent oxidoreductase, which translates to MTTALLQGQFAVITGAASKRGLGKATARLFADHGATVAILDLDEAAAKQAAADLGPQHLGMACNVTDLQGVQQVIDRLIEEWGRIDILVNNAGITQPLKIMDIAPQNYDAVLDVNLRGTLYCSQAVIPHMRARKQGRIVNLSSVSAQRGGGIFGGPHYSAAKAGVLGLTKAMARELAPDNVRVNAICPGFIATDITGGLLTPEMLDSIKAGIPMGRPGTAEDVAGCALFLASDLSAYVTGSEVDVNGGSLIH; encoded by the coding sequence ATGACCACCGCTCTGCTTCAGGGCCAGTTCGCCGTCATCACCGGTGCGGCGTCGAAACGCGGCCTCGGCAAGGCCACCGCCCGGCTTTTCGCCGATCACGGCGCCACCGTCGCCATCCTGGATCTGGACGAGGCGGCGGCGAAGCAGGCCGCCGCCGATCTGGGCCCGCAGCATCTTGGCATGGCCTGCAACGTCACCGACCTTCAGGGCGTGCAGCAGGTCATCGACAGGCTGATCGAGGAATGGGGCCGGATCGACATCCTGGTCAACAACGCCGGCATCACCCAGCCGCTGAAGATCATGGACATCGCGCCGCAGAATTATGACGCGGTGCTGGACGTCAACCTGCGCGGCACGCTGTATTGCAGCCAGGCGGTGATCCCGCATATGCGCGCCCGCAAGCAGGGCCGGATCGTGAACCTGTCCTCGGTCTCGGCGCAGCGCGGCGGCGGCATCTTCGGCGGACCGCATTACTCGGCCGCCAAGGCCGGCGTGCTGGGCCTGACCAAGGCCATGGCGCGCGAGCTGGCGCCGGACAATGTGCGGGTGAACGCGATCTGCCCCGGCTTCATCGCCACCGACATCACCGGCGGCCTGCTGACCCCCGAGATGCTGGACAGCATCAAGGCCGGGATTCCCATGGGCCGCCCCGGCACCGCCGAGGACGTGGCCGGCTGCGCGCTGTTCCTGGCCTCGGACCTGTCGGCCTATGTGACCGGCTCCGAGGTGGACGTGAACGGCGGTTCGCTGATCCACTGA
- a CDS encoding transketolase family protein: MTIAHHRYDPHRKWQPRPAPKPGEAARTSAMIASLAAEGYETVSAPFGQALVAEARRNDRIVGLTADLSKYTDLHVFAEAFPDRFHQMGMAEQVMISAAAGMAREGFVPFATTYAVFASRRAYDFIAMAIAEEYLPVKIVCALPGLTTGYGPSHQATEDLAIFRGLPNLTIVDPCDAIDVAEAVPAIAAHPGPVYMRLLRGKVPSVIRRHCPDYRFELGKARLLRDGSDALVIASGFMTMRALDAAVALERDGISVAVLHCPTIKPLDTETILAEAGKTGRLVVTAENHTRIGGLGEAVAATLLTHGVAPTFRMIGLPDQFLDAGALPTLHDRYGISTAAVAAQIRGWL, encoded by the coding sequence ATGACCATCGCCCATCATCGCTACGACCCGCATCGCAAGTGGCAGCCCCGCCCGGCGCCGAAACCCGGCGAGGCGGCGCGCACCTCGGCCATGATCGCCTCGCTGGCGGCCGAGGGCTACGAGACGGTGTCCGCGCCCTTCGGTCAGGCCCTGGTCGCCGAGGCGCGCCGCAACGACCGGATCGTCGGCCTGACCGCCGACCTGTCGAAATACACCGACCTGCATGTCTTTGCCGAGGCCTTCCCGGACCGCTTCCACCAGATGGGCATGGCCGAACAGGTGATGATCTCGGCCGCCGCCGGCATGGCGCGCGAGGGCTTCGTTCCCTTCGCCACCACCTATGCGGTCTTCGCCAGCCGCCGGGCCTATGATTTCATCGCCATGGCCATCGCCGAGGAATACCTGCCGGTCAAGATCGTCTGCGCCCTGCCCGGGCTGACCACCGGCTATGGCCCCAGCCACCAGGCGACCGAGGATCTGGCGATCTTCCGCGGCCTGCCGAACCTGACCATCGTCGACCCCTGCGACGCCATCGACGTGGCCGAGGCGGTGCCGGCCATCGCCGCCCATCCCGGCCCGGTCTACATGCGGCTGCTGCGCGGCAAGGTGCCTTCGGTGATCCGCCGGCACTGCCCCGATTACCGGTTCGAACTGGGCAAGGCCCGGCTGCTGCGCGACGGCAGCGACGCCTTGGTCATCGCCTCGGGCTTCATGACCATGCGCGCCCTGGACGCCGCGGTCGCGCTGGAGCGCGACGGCATCTCGGTCGCGGTGCTGCATTGCCCGACCATCAAGCCGCTGGACACCGAGACCATCCTGGCCGAGGCCGGCAAAACCGGCCGGCTGGTGGTCACCGCGGAAAACCACACCCGCATCGGCGGTCTGGGCGAGGCGGTGGCGGCGACGCTGCTGACCCATGGCGTCGCCCCGACCTTCCGCATGATCGGCCTGCCGGACCAGTTCCTGGATGCCGGCGCCCTGCCCACCCTGCACGACCGCTACGGCATCTCGACCGCGGCCGTCGCCGCACAGATCCGCGGCTGGCTGTGA